In a genomic window of Melanotaenia boesemani isolate fMelBoe1 chromosome 1, fMelBoe1.pri, whole genome shotgun sequence:
- the gldn gene encoding gliomedin has translation MLRLEGDPQKRGAEVVTMWIPTPSMTTPQRMVLYGTCVVALMNSVGLLVLLVQQNQQCVRLDQTEARLMEVEQSSVVEFLQEVPRGPAGLRASEGEHPQYQYTRNKRSEELQKELQHEHYQDEVKGIHLQEASQEVGEEKERMKHELKHKHRHGHRYHKEQMEDDMMIMMTYSMVPIKLLIDICNSTKGVCIAGPPGLPGLPGADGLPGHNGTDGIPGLNGSPGADGKRGKKGPLGEKGERGERGEQGEPGPPGENAQPSNDIIVEGPPGPPGPPGPIGPPGPPGPQGPPRTRHHRAHLQAAHTLGLLHAVPNDETLPVKQVVKLHKKPAEKNECLIKSLINPRTVAKMETTFGTWMKDTAQLTDERIWVAEHFSGRVVKEYRNIAAFQDNSSDTVDVRKYYQGCGHTVHNGSLYYHVASTSSIARFDFKTKKLHTLTIANALYHNLAYLLPNSKTYFKLAVDENGLWLIFASSLDESIMVAQLDQKTFSVTSYINTTYPRTKAGNTFIACGVLYVTDTKDTRVTFAFDLLKGRAVNMTFDLRSPGGVLAMLSYSPKDRHLYVWDQSFVKLYVVHFISDE, from the exons ATGTTGAGGTTAGAGGGCGACCCTCAGAAGAGAGGAGCTGAAGTGGTGACCATGTGGATCCCGACACCCAGCATGACTACCCCACAGCGCATGGTGCTGTATGGGACCTGTGTTGTGGCGTTGATGAACTCTGTAGGCCTTCTGGTGCTCCTGGTCCAGCAGAACCAGCAATGTGTCAGGCTGGATCAGACAGAGGCAAGGCTGATGGAGGTGGAGCAGAGCTCGGTGGTGGAGTTCCTCCAGGAGGTGCCAAGAGGACCAGCAGGACTACGGGCGAGTGAGGGGGAACATCCACAATATCAGTACACTAGGAATAAAAGGAGCGAAGAATTGCAGAAGGAGCTGCAGCATGAGCATTATCAAGATGAAGTAAAGGGGATTCATCTCCAGGAGGCGAGTCAGGAGGTCGgagaagaaaaggagaggaTGAAACACGAGCTCAAGCACAAGCACCGACATGGCCATCGTTACCACAAGGAACAGATGGAGGATGacatgatgataatgatgacttACTCCATGGTTCCG ATCAAATTATTGATTGACATTTGCAACAGTACTAAAGGAGTCTGCATAGCCG GACCTCCAGGACTACCAG gTTTGCCTGGTGCAGACGGTTTGCCCGGCCACAATGGAACTGATGGTATTCCTGGACTGAATGGATCGCCTGGGGCTGatggaaaaagagggaaaaaag GACCACTGGGTGAAAAAGGTGAACGAGGAGAAAGGGGAGAGCAAGGAGAGCCTGGCCCACCTGGAGAGAATGCTCAACCATCCAATGATATCATTGTTGAAG GTCCGCCTGGTCCTCCAGGACCTCCTGGGCCCATTGGGCCTCCTGGGCCTCCAGGACCTCAGGGGCCTCCCAGAACAAGGCACCACAGAGCCCACCTTCAGGCAGCCCATACTCTGG GATTGTTACATGCTGTTCCAAATGATGAGACCTTGCCTGTGAAGCAGGTTGTGAAACTACACAAGAAGCCTGCTGAGAAGAACG AATGCCTGATTAAGTCTCTGATCAATCCCAGAACTGTGGCAAAGATGGAGACCACATTTGGCACATGGATGAAAGATACTGCTCAGCTCACTGATGAGAGAATATGGGTGGCAGAACATTTTTCTG GTCGTGTGGTGAAGGAGTATAGAAATATTGCTGCCTTCCAGGACAACAGCAGTGACACCGTGGATGTCAGAAAGTACTATCAAGGCTGTGGCCATACTGTCCACAATGGCTCCTTATATTATCATGTTGCTAGTACCTCCAGTATTGCCAG ATTTGACTTCAAAACCAAGAAGCTTCACACTCTCACCATAGCGAACGCCTTGTATCACAACCTTGCCTACCTGCTCCCAAACTCCAAGACCTACTTCAAACTGGCAGTGGATGAAAATGGCTTGTGGCTGATCTTTGCATCTAGTTTGGATGAGAGCATCATGGTGGCCCAACTGGACCAGAAGACCTTTTCGGTGACATCGTATATAAACACCACCTACCCCCGAACAAAGGCCGGCAACACCTTCATCGCCTGCGGTGTCCTGTATGTCACCGACACCAAGGATACCAGAGTCACCTTTGCTTTTGACCTGCTGAAGGGAAGGGCTGTAAATATGACCTTTGATTTGAGGTCACCTGGTGGAGTTCTGGCAATGCTCTCCTATAGCCCAAAGGACAGACACCTGTACGTGTGGGACCAGAGCTTTGTCAAGCTCTACGTGGTCCATTTCATCTctgatgagtaa